GAACTTGCTTTTCTGATGAAATATGATTCTAATCTCTACAACCGCTGGGAGAGTGCAACACGGCTTTCAGCTTCCACAATACTGGATGTTGTCAGACAGCTCGAGAAGGGTACTCCCATTCAATTCAATGAACTGTTTTTTGACGGTGTACTCCACTCAATAACAGAAAAAATAGAAGATCCGGCACTACTCGCACTGGCACTGGAACTACCTCCGGAAACTGCTCTGGCGCTGCAGTTGGACAGTGTGGATCCTGACTTGCTTTTCCAGGGGAGAACAATAATCAAACGGGAGCTGGCAACACGTTTTCAAAACGAGTTTCTCTTTCTCTATATAAATAATCAGGAGGCTGGAAAATACCGTATCTCTCCCGAAGCCATGGGAAGGCGACGTTTAAAGAACTGTGCGCTTTCCTACCTGATGAGCCTTAATCCGCCACAGGACAAATTTCTGCAACTCTGCATCGATCAGTTCAGCAAAAGTGCAAACATGACCGACACCATTACTGCCTTGCGATTGATCAGTCACCACCCGGGAACAACACGGGACGCTCTCTTTACAGATTTTTACAGAAAATGGGAGCACGACAGCCTTGTTATGGATAAATGGTTTGCCATACAGGCCATGTCCTCCCATGAAAATTGCCTGTCAACGGTAAAACATCTTTTAAGTGATAGACTGTTTTCAATGGAGAATCCCAATAAGGTCAGAGCGTTGATTGGAGCCTTCAGTTCCGGAAACCATGTTCAGTTCCACGCAATCAATGGCGAGGGGTATTCTTTCCTGGCTGACATGATTTTACAGCTGGACAGTATAAACCCACAAATCGCGGCCCGTCTTGTTTCTCCGCTGACTAACTGGAAGCGATATGAAAAGAGAAGACAGATTCTGATGAAAAAAGAACTGGAACGAATAGCGAAAAAACCGGGTCTTTCACCAGATGTTTCTGAAATTGTGAATAAAAGCAGATAACTCCCACAAAGTTATGTGCCCGGGTATCAAGAGATTCTCCTGTCTGAGACAGTAGCTCTCTGTGATGACAGGAGAAAGCCTGAAAAAAAATTGCCTGACCTTGTATCTGCTACCGTTTGTGGCAGAATAAACAACGGTACTTGGGAGGATGTCCTTCAGGAAGAGGGCTGTCCTTTCCCTCATCATGACACTTCAGGCAAAACTTTTCCGCCTCTTTTTTCTTCTTTATCTTGTGAAATTCAATATGAATATCATCCTGGGGAAGGGGTGATGTCGTTTCTTCCGGGGCATTGAGCAAAAAAGCAATAATCGCTATGGAAAAAAGGACAAACAGCACATTCAAAAGCCATATATTTTTCTTTTTTGAGTCCATATTCTCCCTGATAATTCACGGCCTGACTAAACACTGACTGATTACAGGCCAACATTTCATGAGAAATGCTTTTATAGTATTTGTGCACTTGTAAGCGCTTCACCTGCATGCTGATGAGCTTGCCATCTCAACAGTATGAAACTTCAGTATGGAACAACGTAGGCCTGTCAAAATCAGCTCTGAAAGTATCTGTGCAATGAAACGGTTTTTTCCTGTAAAGACAGCCATGTTCCTGTGTAGTCTGTGTTTTTTCAGTAACCTGAAAAATTCATCCAGTGATCGGCCCGGGTCGAGAATATACCGGGCAATCATTTCACCAGACAGTATTGCCGGATATATTCCTTCACCCGTCAGCCCCGATGCGAGTCCTGCCGCATCACCCGCCAGAAAAAAATTATCAAATTTCCATCCTCTGAAATCGAAATTTACATAATCTGCACTGACTTTTACCTGGCTCAGATCTATATGTTTTGTATCTGCCGCCCATTTTATAAGATTTTCCTTTAATTGTCTTGCGCTAACTATGTTGCTGCCTGCATAAGTCCCAATTGATACAGTCTTTCTATGTGGAAAAATCCAGCTGTAGCCGTTGCCAAAAAGAGAAGAATCAAAAAACCACTCCATATTTTTAAAATCACCGGGAAGCTGATAGTTAATACCCACTCCCATATGAACAGACGGAATATTAAGATATTTTCTTACAATCGAATTGGAGCCATCAGCCCCACAAGGTACCGAAAACGTATTTTTTCTGTTTTTTTATTCGTTGAGGAAGAAACCGTAATATGATCAGGAGCAATCGACCGAACACAAGTTGAGTGACGAATACATGCGCCGGAATTTAATGCACGTTCAGCCATATAGCTGCCAAATTTTTCTCTGTTGATCGTGGCGATAATAGGGGAGGGGATGTGATTTTAACCCGTTGACAACGGGAACGGATATATTGAATAGGAAATTCTTTTTCAGGAATGAAACCCGGAATTTTTTTAATAAGACCATTCCAGGTAATACCACCTGCGCAGACTTTAGGACCAATTTTTTCTTTTCTTTCAATGACCAGGGTATTCAGGCCACCTTCCGCAGCCTTTTCTGCACATGCAAGTCCAGCAGGCCCGCCACCGATAATGACCATGTCAAAAAACATGAACCACCCCCATCACGTAACCCGCATTTCTCATATAGTCAGGCTGTCGTACGCCAATTGCATACGACAGCCTGACTATGAAATAAAAAGGAAACTCCCGGAAAACCAGCCGGCATGGCTGGACCAGATGACTAATCAGTTACCCTTCAGTAAGGGTTGCCATCAGATATTCTCTGTTCAGCCTGGCAATATTTCTGATGGAAATTCCCTTTGGACAGACAGCTTCGCACTCTTTAGCATTTGTACAATTTCCAAAACCTTCCTTGTCCATCTGTTCCACCATTGAAAGAGCTCTCTGTTTTCTCTCAGTCTGTCCTTGAGGCAGGAGAGCAAGTTGGGAAATCTTGGCACTGGTAAATAACATGGCTGCCCCGTTGGGACAGCTGGCTATACAGGCTCCACAGCCGATACAGGCGGCCGCGTCCATAGCAAGCTCGGCCTTGTCTGACGGAATTGGAATACTGTTCCCATCGGGAGTGCCACCAGTATTTACAGAGACATACCCTCCTGCCTGGATGATTCTGTCCAGGGCGGAACGGTCTATCAGCAGATCTTTTTTTACGGGAAAGGCCCGTGAACGAAATGGCTCAATGACGATGGTGTCGCCGCTGGAGAAGTTTCGCATATGCAGCTGACAGAGGGTAACCTCCTTCTCGGGACCATGTGCCACGCCATCTATAACCGCACCGCACATTCCACAGATACCTTCACGACAATCATGATCAAAGGCAACAGGATCCTTGCCTTCTTTGGTCAGTTTTTCATTCAGAATATCCAGCATTTCAAGAAACGACATGTCTGTGTGAACATCGTCAAGATTGTAGGTTTCCAGACTGCCGAGTGCGTCACTGTTTTCCTGTCGCCAGATTTTCAATGTCAGGTTAATGCTGCTCATTTTATCTTTACCCTAAAAGTTCAATTTAAAGGTTCGCTGTAGCCAAACCCTATTTATAGCTTCTCTGGCTTGGTGTTACAAATTCAAAGTCCAGCATTTCTTTGTGCAGTTTCGGAGGTTCGTCTGAAGAGACATGCTCCCATACGGCGACATGCATGAAATTTTCATCGTCGCGTTTTGCTTCATTTTCTTCAGTTTGACTCTCCTCTCTAAGGTGGCATCCACAGGACTCCTCACGGGCCAGTGCATCACGAATCATAATTTCCGCAAACTCCAGAAAATCCGCCACACGACCGGCTCTTTCAAGGGACTGGTTCAAAGCCTTTCCATCACCGGGCACATATACATAGTCCCAGAATTTCTGACGTATTTCAGGCAGCTCTTCAAGAGCTTTTTCCAAATCTTCCTTATTACGTGCCATACCGCAGTTATCCCACAGCAATCTGCCCAGCTCCTTGTGTATTTCATCGACAGTCAGTTTTCCGGCAGGACCGCCACTGCTGTTCTTCAACAGCATATCGATCCTGTCTTCCACTTCCCGTTTTGAATCCTTGAAAGGTGCTTCGGTTCCCGAAATCTTTTCCATGCTGGTAGTCCCGAGATAGTGGGCAACGGAGGTAGCAATAATAAAATAACCGTCTGCCAGCCCCTGCATCAGCGCACTGGCTCCCAGCCGGTTTGCCCCATGATCAGAGAAATTACACTCACCGATGGCAAAAAGTCCAGGGATTGTGGTCATGAGATCGTAATCAACCCAGAGCCCGCCCATGGTATAGTGAACTGCAGGATAGATCATCATTGGTTCCACAAGTGGATTTGAATCGGTGATCTTCTCATACATCTGAAAGAGGTTACCATATTTTTTGAGGATTGTTTCCTCCCCATCACGCCTTATCGCTTCAGCAAAATCCAGATAGACGGCAAGACCGGTATTACCTACACCTTTTCCTGCATCACACTGTTCCTTGGCGTTTCTGGAGGCGACATCCCTCGGTACGAGATTTCCGAAACTGGGATATTTATTCTCGAGATAATAATCGCGATCTTCTTCAGGAATCTCAGAAGGATGACGTTTATCACCAGGATTCTTCGGTACCCAGACACGACCATCATTTCTGAGGCTTTCACTCATAAGAGTCAGTTTTGACTGATAATCCCCATGTACTGGAATACAGGTCGGGTGAATCTGGACAAAGGATGGGTTGGCAAACCCGGCACCTTTTTTATGGGCGCGCCAGGCAGCTGTTACATTAGAAGCCATGGCATTGGTTGAGAGGAAATAGGCATTACCATAACCACCGGTTGCAAGAATCACGACATCCGCCCAGAAGGTTTCAACTTCACCAGTCATGATATTCCTGGTGGTGATACCTCTGGCCTGGCCGTCCACCAGAACAACATCCATCATCTCACGACGGGTAAACATTTCAACCTTGCCGGCATGTATTTGCCGAGAGAGGGCGCTGTAGGCTCCGAGCAAGAGCTGCTGTCCGGTCTGTCCCCTGGCATAAAATGTTCTTGAGACCTGTGCGCCACCGAAAGACCTGTTTGCAAGAGTACCGCCATACTCACGGGCAAAGGGAACACCCTGGGCTACACACTGGTCAATGATTTCGTTACTGACCTCCGCCAGGCGGTAAACATTTGCTTCCCTGGCACGAAAATCACCACCCTTGATTGTGTCATAAAAAAGACGATGAATGGAATCTCCATCATTCTGGTAATTTTTGGCGGCATTTATTCCACCCTGAGCCGCAATCGAATGGGCCCTTCTGGGGCTGTCCTGAATGCAGAAAGTTTGCACATTATACCCTTGTTCTGCAAGGGTAGCGGAAGCTGATGCTCCGGCCAGGCCGGTGCCGACAACGATGACTTTGTATTTTCTTCTGTTTGCGGGATTGACAAGTTTATTGGAGAACCTGTGATTGGACCATTTATCCGCAAGTGGGCCTGAAGGTACACGAGAATTAAGTTCCATATCTAAAACCTTGGCTGTTTTTATTAATTGATAGAAGAATTTGGATTTATATTCTGAAAATCATTCTGCTTCTATCAGAAAGAAGCGCCGAGACCGGTCATGAAATAAAGGGGGATTCCCGCAAACAGGACCAGGAAAAAGAGTGGAATAATCAGTGTCAGTTTTGAGATTGCGACATTGTACCTGGGATGATTAATTCCAAAAGTCTGCAGCATACTCCAGAAACCATGACTTAAATGTATTGCAAGAGCAATAAACGATACGATATAAAAGAGACCATAAAAAAAGTTGCCCAGGTATTCCTTGACCGTAGTTGATATGGGCACATCTTCCGGTCCAAATGTAAAACCAAAAATATGCACAAAAAGAAACAGCAGGATAAACAGACCGGTATACGGCATGGTTTCAGAAGCAAAGGAATTTTTTACTACTCGCGTCTGGACTTCATACCTGGAGCTGCTTACCTGTCTGTTCTGATAAAAAAGAAAGATGCCTACACCAATGTGTGCGGCAAAAATGGCCAGGAAAAGCAGGCTGAACACAATGACAATCAAGGGATGACTGTGCAACTCGTCAGCATAACCCTGGAAGACACTGCGGCTCATGTAAATCGTTGCATTACCAGCTGCATGGGAACACAAAAAAAGGATAAGCAGCAACCCTGTAGTTGCCATTACTAATTTCTTGCCGATTGAAGACGATAAAAACCTGACAAACCACATAAGCACTCCTTGTTTTTATTTGAAGGGTTATGAGTATATACTGCGAAACTGTGTTCTGATATTAAATTAAAATAAAAAAAATGAAAGGAAAAACTTGTGATATTCGTATTCTTCCTGTTATCAAAAGAGTCATATGTGAGTAATTGATTATTTTTAATCCTTATATTACAATATATTATGTTTGAATATCATTTTTTCATCTTTGTTATAAATTATACTTGACTTTATTGGAATTCATTTTGATACATATCTTTTTTTTCTACCCCCAGTTTAATTCTGACGAAATGAACTTCATTCCATGTAACATTGTTATCATCTAATTTCTTCTGAGGAGAATGTAAGAAATGGCTTCATTACCACCTGAATTCCTCCCCTATATAAAATTCGCAACGCCTCCTGTTATTGGCGCAATAATTGGTTATGTAACAAACAGAGTTGCAATAAAAATGCTGTTCAGACCATTAAAAGCGTGGAAAGTAATGGGAATCCGGGTACCTATGACACCCGGCGTCATTCCGTCAAAACGATTTGAATTAGCACGAAACATGGGAGAGGTTGTTGGAGACCATCTTCTCACCGGTAAAGAAATCGGCGAAGGATTGCAGCAGGAGGTTTTCCAGGACAAACTCTTTCATCTCATTGACAACCGTATCCAGAGTGTTCTTGATAAGGATCTCGGATCACTTCCTTCGATTATTCCTTCAAACTTCAAAATCTATTTTGATCTTGGTTCCAGGGCAGGTCTTTTTAAAATCAAAACAGGAATTCAATCTTTTCTGGCGGGCGAAGAGTTCGCAGCACTTATTCAAAATAATTTTGATGAGGTCCTTGAAACTATTCTCAACAAAGAACTGGGTAGTCTTGTTTCCATTGATAGCCGGGAAGCAGGGTATCATCTGGTGGAGCTTAACCTGAAAAAAATGTTTTCCAGCCGTGATATGGAACAATGGCTGGACGATTTTGTCCATCAAAAAGTATATACAATTCTGCAGAGAGAAAAATCCATTGCAGATATTCTGCCGGCTTCAGTACATGAACTCATCCTGACCCTTATTGAAAAACAGAGCCCGGCAATTCTGGTGAAACTGTCAACCCTCATTGCCGAACCGGAAGTCAGAGACAATATTATCAAGGGTGTATGTAATGGCGTAGATAAATTTATAGACTCCCTGGGATCCATGGCTGATATGGTTCGCGGATTTTTGAAAATGGAGATGGTAGAAGAAAAGGTGCGGGAATACCTGGTTGAAAAAAATGATGACATTATCGCCTGGCTCCAATCGGAAAAAGTCCAGAGAAAGGTGGCAGAGGCTCTTGCGGAAAGAAGTTCTGATTTCATGGCAAAACCGATTGTAAGCTATATTAAAACAGAAGACCAGGCGGTCATCGACGACTTCTGTCGGGAACTGTCCCGTCAGATTCTTCTGCTTCTGAATGATCAGGACGTTGTTTCTGTTATCTCAGGAATGATACGATCAAATTTTGAAACCTTTATTGACTCCGGAAACATCGCGCTCAGGGAATTTATTGAGGAACTTTTCGGAAAACACCATCTAGACAGTGGCAGGAAATGGATGAAGGACGAGCTTCTTTTATTTTTCCGTTCAGAACGTGTATCCACAGCCGTTGACTCAATAATTGACAATCTTGCCGGACAATTATTAAACAAAAAAATAGGAAAACTCTCCAGGATAATACCGGCAATTGTCAAAACAGCTATCTCAAAAACTCTGCAGAGGTTTGCATCATCAATGCTCGCAAGCGAGGTGCCCGGTCTTGTTCAAACATTGAATATCCGCAATATTGTTACGGAAAAAGTCAACTCCCTTGATTTGCTGAAACTGGAAGGACTGCTCCTGACCATCATGGAGGAACAGTTTAAATATATAAATCTTTTTGGAGCCCTGCTCGGATTTTTAATCGGCTGCCTGAATTTATTTTTTATCTATGGATTGTAGTTTTTACCTTGTTCAGCACCCTTTTTGTAACTGGTCCCAGGATTTGTAACTCTGTGTTCTCATCTACCTTAATCACTTATTTCTTTTTTCCTGCCAGCTGACCGCAGGCAGCCGAGATATCGCTCCCCCTGCTATTGCGGATAAAAACGGAATAGTGTGCTTTGCGCAAGATATCCTGAAAGGCGTGAATTCGGTCCTCATCAGGACTTCTGTAGGGAAGATGAGGAGATTCATTGTATGGAAGAAGGTTGATTTTGCATGGAATTTTCCTCAGCATTCTTGCAAGTTCACGGGCCTCCCGATCGGAATCGTTAATGCCTTTCAACAGGATATACTCGAACATTATTCTCTTTCTTTTCGGCATGGGGAAATTCCTGCAGGCTCCGAGAAGAGTTTTGAGGGGATATGTCCGGTTGATCGGCATTAATTCATTCCTGGTTTTGTCATCCACTGCATGGAGTGATATTGCCAGGTTGACGGAGCTTTTCCGACCCAGTTCCCTAAGTTTCGGGGCAATACCGCACGTTGAAACAGTTATTCTCCGTTCCGCCAGATTCAACCCCCTCGGGTCGGTCATGATTTCAATGGAGGTCAGGACATTGTCCAGGTTATTGAGTGGTTCACCCATACCCATAAAGACAACATTTGTGATGGCAACCGGACCAACCAGGTTTTTTTCCGGCTCATCCAAGAGAAAATCTCTGACCCCGCAAACCTGGTTGACAATCTCAGAAGGGGTGAGATTCCTGGAAAATCCCATGGTACCGGTAAGACAGAAAGTGCATTTCATTGCACATCCCACTTGAGAGGAAATGCAAAGGGTATTTCTTTCCGGTTCCGGAATAAGAACAGACTCGACAATATTTCCATCATCAAGCTGGAATCCGAACTTTACACATCCATCCGCGGCCCTTTCAATCAGAGGATCAGAGAATATGGAAAAAGAACATTTTTCCTGCAGCAGTTGACGAAAGCTTTTGGCCAGATCAGTCATCTGGGAAAATTCTGAGATCCCAGGACGATAAAGCCATCCCATGATCTGCTTTCCCCTGAATGGAGACTGGCCAAGACTCTCGACATATGACACAAGCTGATCCTGACTGAAATTTTTCAGATCAGTTTTGCTCTTTTTACCTGAAAATCCCGCCATAGAAGGTATTTCTGCTGCAGTCGAATTTTCATTGCTTTGTTGTTGCCGAACCACTTGGTCCGATTTTGCGGATTTATCAATCATAAGGCTCGCATTCTTTCCGGTACTAGTTTTTGTCTACCATCGAGGGCATCTTCAATCATTGTAAGAAAAAGCACCCTGTCCCTTGGAAGACGCCCGGCCAGGGGGAGATAATTGGAAGCATGATTCGCATGAAATTGCGCACGTTTCAGTTTAAGCAGGCTAATTAATGTATGAAGCTCCCTGAGCATGGCATCGCTGTCAGGCAGTTGAAAAATCTTCTTTCCCATTTCCTCCGCCAGCTCAGTCCCCTCAAGAACCATAAGTGTCAGAGCGGCAACCTGGCTGGGCTGAATTGTATTGAGGGCCCTGGCCGTCAATTCCGCATGTTGTTGAGACAATTCCACACCACCAAGTCCCAGGAGGACTGTGACAGAGAGGAAGAGGTCAGCCTTCCTTACCATTCTTCCGGCCGTTACCATTGATTCAGCACTGCAACCTTTTCTTACCCTTTTCAGCACATCATCACAGCCGCTTTCCAACCCCATATAAATTCTGTCAAGACCATTTTTTTTTAATTCAATCAAATTGTTGGTCTTTTTCCCGGCAATTGATCGACCGCTACCGTAAAGGGATATTTTCTGAACCCATGGCAGACGTGTTTTAACTGTACGTAAAAGTTCGAGCAGGTGTGACTGCCGGAGGGCAAGGACATCCCCGTCAGCAAGAAATACCCGCTTCTGCCTGCGGCAGTATTGTGCAGCAAAGTTGAGGGCCTTTTCAAATGCCGCAGCAGGTTTCAGGCAAAACTCGACATTTTTATATGCTCCGCAGAAAGTACATTTGTTATACGGACATCCGACCGTCACCTGAAGAATGATTGAGTTCGCCTCACTTGGCGGTCGGATGAGATTACCTGTATAATCCATGAAAGGCCGGTCAGGCTGGATTATCCAGTTCAAACTGTTTCATGAATTCAACCAGCTTGACAATACCGTCCCGGGGAAAAGCGTTATATATTGACGCTCTGCATCCACCAATAGA
The DNA window shown above is from Desulfomarina profundi and carries:
- the rlmN gene encoding 23S rRNA (adenine(2503)-C(2))-methyltransferase RlmN, translating into MAGFSGKKSKTDLKNFSQDQLVSYVESLGQSPFRGKQIMGWLYRPGISEFSQMTDLAKSFRQLLQEKCSFSIFSDPLIERAADGCVKFGFQLDDGNIVESVLIPEPERNTLCISSQVGCAMKCTFCLTGTMGFSRNLTPSEIVNQVCGVRDFLLDEPEKNLVGPVAITNVVFMGMGEPLNNLDNVLTSIEIMTDPRGLNLAERRITVSTCGIAPKLRELGRKSSVNLAISLHAVDDKTRNELMPINRTYPLKTLLGACRNFPMPKRKRIMFEYILLKGINDSDREARELARMLRKIPCKINLLPYNESPHLPYRSPDEDRIHAFQDILRKAHYSVFIRNSRGSDISAACGQLAGKKK
- a CDS encoding geranylgeranyl reductase family protein, with the translated sequence MGINYQLPGDFKNMEWFFDSSLFGNGYSWIFPHRKTVSIGTYAGSNIVSARQLKENLIKWAADTKHIDLSQVKVSADYVNFDFRGWKFDNFFLAGDAAGLASGLTGEGIYPAILSGEMIARYILDPGRSLDEFFRLLKKHRLHRNMAVFTGKNRFIAQILSELILTGLRCSILKFHTVEMASSSACR
- a CDS encoding fumarate reductase/succinate dehydrogenase flavoprotein subunit; the protein is MELNSRVPSGPLADKWSNHRFSNKLVNPANRRKYKVIVVGTGLAGASASATLAEQGYNVQTFCIQDSPRRAHSIAAQGGINAAKNYQNDGDSIHRLFYDTIKGGDFRAREANVYRLAEVSNEIIDQCVAQGVPFAREYGGTLANRSFGGAQVSRTFYARGQTGQQLLLGAYSALSRQIHAGKVEMFTRREMMDVVLVDGQARGITTRNIMTGEVETFWADVVILATGGYGNAYFLSTNAMASNVTAAWRAHKKGAGFANPSFVQIHPTCIPVHGDYQSKLTLMSESLRNDGRVWVPKNPGDKRHPSEIPEEDRDYYLENKYPSFGNLVPRDVASRNAKEQCDAGKGVGNTGLAVYLDFAEAIRRDGEETILKKYGNLFQMYEKITDSNPLVEPMMIYPAVHYTMGGLWVDYDLMTTIPGLFAIGECNFSDHGANRLGASALMQGLADGYFIIATSVAHYLGTTSMEKISGTEAPFKDSKREVEDRIDMLLKNSSGGPAGKLTVDEIHKELGRLLWDNCGMARNKEDLEKALEELPEIRQKFWDYVYVPGDGKALNQSLERAGRVADFLEFAEIMIRDALAREESCGCHLREESQTEENEAKRDDENFMHVAVWEHVSSDEPPKLHKEMLDFEFVTPSQRSYK
- a CDS encoding radical SAM protein, whose amino-acid sequence is MDYTGNLIRPPSEANSIILQVTVGCPYNKCTFCGAYKNVEFCLKPAAAFEKALNFAAQYCRRQKRVFLADGDVLALRQSHLLELLRTVKTRLPWVQKISLYGSGRSIAGKKTNNLIELKKNGLDRIYMGLESGCDDVLKRVRKGCSAESMVTAGRMVRKADLFLSVTVLLGLGGVELSQQHAELTARALNTIQPSQVAALTLMVLEGTELAEEMGKKIFQLPDSDAMLRELHTLISLLKLKRAQFHANHASNYLPLAGRLPRDRVLFLTMIEDALDGRQKLVPERMRAL
- a CDS encoding succinate dehydrogenase cytochrome b subunit, which produces MWFVRFLSSSIGKKLVMATTGLLLILFLCSHAAGNATIYMSRSVFQGYADELHSHPLIVIVFSLLFLAIFAAHIGVGIFLFYQNRQVSSSRYEVQTRVVKNSFASETMPYTGLFILLFLFVHIFGFTFGPEDVPISTTVKEYLGNFFYGLFYIVSFIALAIHLSHGFWSMLQTFGINHPRYNVAISKLTLIIPLFFLVLFAGIPLYFMTGLGASF
- a CDS encoding succinate dehydrogenase/fumarate reductase iron-sulfur subunit, with amino-acid sequence MSSINLTLKIWRQENSDALGSLETYNLDDVHTDMSFLEMLDILNEKLTKEGKDPVAFDHDCREGICGMCGAVIDGVAHGPEKEVTLCQLHMRNFSSGDTIVIEPFRSRAFPVKKDLLIDRSALDRIIQAGGYVSVNTGGTPDGNSIPIPSDKAELAMDAAACIGCGACIASCPNGAAMLFTSAKISQLALLPQGQTERKQRALSMVEQMDKEGFGNCTNAKECEAVCPKGISIRNIARLNREYLMATLTEG
- a CDS encoding DUF445 family protein, with protein sequence MASLPPEFLPYIKFATPPVIGAIIGYVTNRVAIKMLFRPLKAWKVMGIRVPMTPGVIPSKRFELARNMGEVVGDHLLTGKEIGEGLQQEVFQDKLFHLIDNRIQSVLDKDLGSLPSIIPSNFKIYFDLGSRAGLFKIKTGIQSFLAGEEFAALIQNNFDEVLETILNKELGSLVSIDSREAGYHLVELNLKKMFSSRDMEQWLDDFVHQKVYTILQREKSIADILPASVHELILTLIEKQSPAILVKLSTLIAEPEVRDNIIKGVCNGVDKFIDSLGSMADMVRGFLKMEMVEEKVREYLVEKNDDIIAWLQSEKVQRKVAEALAERSSDFMAKPIVSYIKTEDQAVIDDFCRELSRQILLLLNDQDVVSVISGMIRSNFETFIDSGNIALREFIEELFGKHHLDSGRKWMKDELLLFFRSERVSTAVDSIIDNLAGQLLNKKIGKLSRIIPAIVKTAISKTLQRFASSMLASEVPGLVQTLNIRNIVTEKVNSLDLLKLEGLLLTIMEEQFKYINLFGALLGFLIGCLNLFFIYGL
- a CDS encoding FAD-binding protein, whose product is MFFDMVIIGGGPAGLACAEKAAEGGLNTLVIERKEKIGPKVCAGGITWNGLIKKIPGFIPEKEFPIQYIRSRCQRVKITSPPLLSPRSTEKNLAAIWLNVH